Genomic DNA from Polyodon spathula isolate WHYD16114869_AA chromosome 8, ASM1765450v1, whole genome shotgun sequence:
ataaggaaaactacaaagcggtgtgtaattcagtatgttaatgtaacattgttcagcaggattcatttgactttatgaagcaaaatgagttaattctatagggtgatgcaaaacctttggtcatagctgtaggttTCAATCCCGTAGATGCTGGTGCTCAGTTCTTTGACTGCCTTGGTCTGTCTGCAGAGACTCGGAGATCGAGGACCTAAAGACGCAGCTGTCCCGGATGCAGGAGGACTGGATCGAGGAGGAGTGCCACCGGGTGGAAGCGCAGCTGGCGCTCAAGGAGGCCCGCAAAGAGATCAAGCAGCTGAAGCAGGTCATCGACAACGTCCGGAGCAACCTCACTGACAAGGACAAGGGCATCCACGAGTACTTTGTGGAAATCAACAGCCAGAACAAGAAACTGGAGACCCTGCTGCACAGCATGGAGCTGGCACAGAACGACTCACCCAGGGAAGAGGGAGCAGGGGGCTTGACCCTTGAGTCCGCAGGGGGGTCCCCAGCCAGATCCCTTACCCGCAGCTCCACCTACACCAAGCTGAGCGACCAGGCAGGTGCGGAGAAGAGCACTGACTTTCCCAGCTTTTTGGCGGAGGAGACCATGGATAGCGGCTTTGTCGGTGGCGAGAGCGGCAACAGCAGGACAGAGCTCCAGGAGCCGGGTTTCTTATCTGAGGATGTCTCCCTTCTGACCACTTACACCGCCGGCTCCAAGCTCCCCCAGAGCTCCACCTATGAGAAGCTGGCGAGCTGCCTGAGCAGCATGGAGAtgggcagcagcagcaataacCACCAGCTCTTCCAGGAGATGAAGGAGCAAGCCATCCAGACAGACTTCATCCAGTACAACCCCGACCTGGACACCATCATGGAGAAGGTGATGAAGTCTCAGGCCTGCAGCCCCACCTCAATTTGGAGCTCCGAAGCCAAGGACATGGACCTTGTTCAATTCGACCATGACTATACCTGTGCGGTGGACCTGGCTCCCAGTAACCCCAACGCAGTAATCGCAGTGACTGGTATTGAAGGGGCCATCGGTGAGCCTACAGTGCAGCAGCCCACAAGTGCCAGGGGGCAACAGACTACCATAGACACCCTGGAGATGGTGGAAGTAGTGGGTGAAAAAGGGGAGGAAGGGGGGGAGAACAGTGAAGCTGCTGCAGAAATGAGCACCCAGAAGAGCTACTGGAGCCGCCACTTTTTGGTGGACCTGCTGGCCGTGGCGGTGCCTGTGGTGCCCACCGTGGCCTGGCTGTGCCGTGGGCCGCGTCGGGAGGGCCAGCCTGTCTACAATATCAGCTCTCTGCTGCGCGGCTGCTGCACCGTGGCCCTGCACTCCATCCGCAAGATCAGCGGCGGCCGCCCCGGTAACGGGGGTACCCAGATCTGATCTGATCACTGACGCCCACCTCCTCCAGCATTGCACTGAGACACCCAGACTGACAACATGCATTGTTTAGACACTGATTGTAGCTTCTGCTGTAGCACGGTGGGGGTTGGGTCAGCAGTCATTTAGGTTTATAGTAAAGCGATGAGCAACATGTGGAGGCAGAGCCTTCAATTACAACTgaaatctatatatctatatatatatatattctctaggAATCTGTTTGTGCAAAACAGTTGAATTGTGTGGGTATTTACTGTTTAATACACTGTCatccagtttcacagaccctgattaacactagTCCTGGTAGCATGGTTAGTCCTGATCACTGAAACCAGTCGTGAATGCattgtgtatatagatatattttatgtGTAATATGTAAATCTCAGTTGAAAACCCAGAAATGTATGTTTATAAAAAGCAAAGCCCATGTTCAGTCTCTGGAAAGATAAAACCACCGGAGTGGGATTCCGAGAAGCCTTTTTATTTCTCTGACTCTGGCTCTGCTGTTGCTCGTTGCTCACATCTGCAGTTGTGTTTTCTCACTGAAATTAGCTTTCTCTATTGCAACAAGTTGAGTTTCCTCTTACATATTTGGGCTTGTCCTTActtaattaaaatcaaatgtCTCTTTTAATAAGTAAAGCccctaataataatttaaataaatacataaataatttttttaaaaaacacattattttggaAATACCAAATCtagttctttaaaatgtgttcctttttatttGCACTATTATTCACTTTAAGACATTATTACTTGAATTTTTGATTGCTTTGCATGTCTCAACATAGATGCCTCTACATTTAGCAGGGgtagttattttttattcatgtaaAATACTGGTGAAAGTAAAAAGGTTACGAGTTACtaattgtaaatactgtagaacAGTGTGATAAAATAGATGCATAGAACACACTGAATAagagcattgttttattttgtatcaagttgcacagaatatttaatcCAAGATGTAAATTGCCTGTTGGGAGTTGATTTAGACCCTACTGTATTTTGCAGAgttatcctctctctctctctctaaatatatacattgccttttgtcatttctttttttctggatgTGTGCAGCACTGGCTTTGTTAAAGCTTGACAATGGTGTGCTGTCGTTGTGTAGATTCTGGTGAGAATGGCCTCTGTGTTCGTAGAACATGCCAGTTCTTGTGATGCTCAAGGTACGTATGCCTTATTATTTTCTAGTCTGCCACAAAGTTCTACCCCATTTAAACTTCACGTAAGATCCTCTAGCATGTGTGCTGAAAGCAGTTTGCTTCGagcacacaatttaaacaaataatgaaagaaatgagttgattttcatataaaaatgcAGTACGAACCTAACGATCAGGGCCCAGTAGCAAGTACACTCTTTGGAGTATGACCTGGGATTTGCACTTAAGTGAGTCTAGGTTGCAGAAAGGTTTTGCATTGAATGaatgatgttttttgtttatggtgTTTTTGTGATTGGTCGTTTTGAAGGGTTAAGTACTAACCTGTGCTGGGCATGGGGAAGCCCAGTGGTAGAAGGTAGTGTAGTGAGTGACTCTGCATTGAGACATGTATTACAAACCATTCCTTTAGGACAGCAGAGTGCTCATCAAGGGCATTGAGGTCTAGGTTCTTCTGCGCTGCAGGGATAAACCACAGCTCTATTTGCATTTTAATCAGGATTGCATCAACCCACCTATCCCGTGATTACCCCCAAAACATAGAGGTTTGGGTgttttccccagtgctgtaaaaagttatataaaaaaatgaagctgTGTCTTCTCCCAGCAGAAGATTGGTTGGTCATATTAACCCCTGTGCAGATGAATCATGTTCAGGTTAATGGGTTAGAAGTATGTTTAATACTTGCAGTATGAGATGTGTTCTGCCTTCTTTATAAAAGTGACAAAGCCATGTGCACTACAGTTCACAAAATGTCAAGCTGCTTTGCGAAATGTTATTTCGTAGCCTGTGATATAAGTGGAAAGTTTTTAAAAGAAGCTTCAATAACCAAAGCCTTGCTCCTTACCAGGTACTGCACTGAATCCTTTGTCTTTTCTGAGGCTGCCCCGTGCAATGACCAGGATTTAGGGAAGGGAATGTCTATCATTCTCTGGGAAACTGGAACATTTtgaccaccaggtggcactgtgcacaaattcaaatgatttaaaagtaataaatatatgtttaaaagatGGAGGATTAAGCAgtagtaatgtgaatgtgcagtaataaaaaaataataaaaacaaagaatttgcgccttttttttttttactgtaaagccataataCATTAGCATGGATTGATGGATGCGGCCATCACTTACAGAAAGGAAGTTGAAGTTCTAAGGTTTTATTAGATGAGAGATGGGTGGTAATAGCCAGACACAGTTCAGGAACAGCAGGTTATTTGAGTATAGCACGTAGGCTCTAGTTAATGCTTTTAGTTTTCTTGATTATGTGCTGGAGAGATATTGAGGCCCTTTCTAGAATGGAGGCTCCTGGGTTCAGAAATGAGGATGGCGATGATTGGTTCAGACTTTGGTTTCAGACAAATTTGTGGCATATATAACTTTTAAGTGTCCCTTGTTATTAATAGGAACATAGCACCATGTTGAAACCATTGACCTGTCTGCTTATCTCTAATAGGTCGCTTGCTTTCTAATGGCGATGACACAGATGCAAGCGATTCAGGTTGGTAACGCCCTTATCACATGATCAATGGGGCTTGGATCTTACTGCTTCAGAGGGAATTCAgcagatatacatatatatattattgcaatgCCTGTTCCTGTTCAATTCTATTTCCATTTCCTTAGAAGGAATTGCTATTTTAGACATTAATAATTGTGattaactgctttcatttgaagcttATTCAACTGACTTCACAAACAGTGACTTCAactgaagtaatttgttgccactgtgagaagctccttttaacagaatactgtgtCCTGCAATTCTGATCAATGTATTGAACTTGATTgaattggaattggttttaaaaaggaattgaactGTAAAACAGGAATTGATCCCATCCCTCGTCTTGTGGGTGTATCTGTGAGTTGAGTTGCTCACTGTAGAAGCCATGTCATAACTTGGTTGTTGATTACTGTTCCTGTTTTAAATCGTTctagttatttaatttaaaggtgGTGTAAACGAGGTGAGCGGGGTTCTGCACATCATAATGATGTTGCTTAAGGGCAATCTATTGTTTTGTACACAACCAAAGTTCTCTTCTTAATGTGTTTGTGGTTCCTTCGCACTATTTGTTCAGTGAGCCGGTGTACGGAGGAACCTCTGACCAGAGATGGGATGGGAAGGGAGTCTGCATTTTCATTCCTCTGGGTTATAGGTACAGATTTTAAATCTGGGCCTAGGCATGGAAATATGCAGGAGAATTGATTCTGGAACAGAAAGGGTCCATATTCATATTTCCAGAGAACAAGGAGCCCCCATAATCTACCTGTCTGATAAAGTGGTTTGTTTGGATGTTAGTGTTAATATCTGCCTGTTTTCCCAGATAGCACAGTAATGCTAATTTCCTTCCATCCACGTATTGGGACTGgggaaaatcacaaaaaaaccaACCAGTTCTGATATCACAGAGGGGTAAGGACTCTCCTTCAATAACTCCTTACCAATGTAACTCGGTGCTCTTTTGTTAAGGGGactaaattgaaaatgtttttgatagCATGTCTTACCCTCCTGGTTTCAAAACCCTGACTTTATTACGAATCCTAGACAACTTTGCCTAAGGTAAGGTTTAGTTGGATATTGCACAGGGATGAGGATTTTAATTGGGACTCCACTCCCTCACGCTGCTTATATGAGCGCTGTCATGTTTAGGGGATAACATTATCAGGTCCAACGTGTCTTTCATTGTCTGGTATAATAACTATAACCTATAGGGCCATgttgtgtttgcgtgtgtgtgagaTGCGTCGGGTCCATTTAATCGCTGGCTTTAACTGGAACAAgcatttgtgttaattgtcaatGGAaacagtgtgtggggggggggataaataagTGCAGCTAATGTCtgttaaataaaggttttgcAATATCCATTGTGCAGACATTGCCTCCATTCATTTTTGTACCGTTATCACCATACTGTATAGAACCCAAAAGCCTATATATTAAACGGCATGTGAAACTCCtgagtattgtgtgtgtgtgtgtgtgtgtgtgtgtgtatatatatatatatatatatatatatatatatatatatatatatatatatatatatatatatatatatatatatatatatatatatatatatatacacacacacactaggatAATGTTCAATTTGCGTCTTGCAAGGTTTGTTCACACACTTAAACCAGTTTAGTTACTGTCTCCTTGTGATCTTGAACTAGGTGCATTTGTACTCCACACAGTCTGAAACCATGGGCTtgccattcattttcaaaatgtgagCACTGTGCATTATACAGGCAGTGTGATGAGGGATTGTCTCCTGCAGTAAACTCTTGTAGACG
This window encodes:
- the LOC121319386 gene encoding syntaphilin-like — protein: MSAPASRRTSTGSHRFNPLKALQPKRRLQQMLSSPLARQTLPVSPGIRDPGCTSSLSSSSNSGSCKGSDSSPTPRRHMKYASCSDNHGIKPPTPEQYLTPLQQKEVCIRHLRATLKETMDKAQQRDSEIEDLKTQLSRMQEDWIEEECHRVEAQLALKEARKEIKQLKQVIDNVRSNLTDKDKGIHEYFVEINSQNKKLETLLHSMELAQNDSPREEGAGGLTLESAGGSPARSLTRSSTYTKLSDQAGAEKSTDFPSFLAEETMDSGFVGGESGNSRTELQEPGFLSEDVSLLTTYTAGSKLPQSSTYEKLASCLSSMEMGSSSNNHQLFQEMKEQAIQTDFIQYNPDLDTIMEKVMKSQACSPTSIWSSEAKDMDLVQFDHDYTCAVDLAPSNPNAVIAVTGIEGAIGEPTVQQPTSARGQQTTIDTLEMVEVVGEKGEEGGENSEAAAEMSTQKSYWSRHFLVDLLAVAVPVVPTVAWLCRGPRREGQPVYNISSLLRGCCTVALHSIRKISGGRPGNGGTQI